GCTTCTTTGTCATCGAGGGTGATAAAATCTTCAAAATTTTTAGGATCTCCAATTCGTTGTCGGGCCAAAATTCTTTCAAATCTTTTTTGGGGGAGGGCTGCAACATGGATGAGGTGAAACCCCTCTTTGTCACGAAAAATTTCTACCTCTTTGGGATTACGAAACGAATCGATGACATAGTTTTGATCGGGCTGAAGTTTTGACATAATGCGCATTGCCAAGACAGCTGGCCCATAGGCATGCCGGAGTTCGTTGCCAATTTTAATCATATTTTCTCGGCTGCTGGGGAGAGAACGAAGATGCAGTTCCTCGCGCAACACATCCGAAAGAGAATAAAATCGAAATCCGGCCTCCTGAAAGAGAGAAGCCACTTCGCCCTTTCCGGCGGCGTTTTTTCCGGTGAGTCCGATGATCATGCCAAGGCTCTAAACAAAAAAAAGAGAAGTGTCAAAATGATATATCAAATCAAGGGGCTATGTTTTCAGCATATTGATAAATATGATTTTTTTTAAAGATATCCACAATTGTGCCCAGTCTGTGAATAAACATGTACTGTAATATATGGTCACCCACAGTCTGGCAACATCTGTGGATAAGTTTCAACATTCAAATTTTAATCAAATTCAACGTGTTATACTAAAAAATCTTTCGTCTCGTAGCAAGTATTGACTCCCTAAATCAGTCGTGCTAGCTGCCTCGAACATTTTTAAAAATGAATGTTCATTCAGAGAGGTTCTTTCAATATGTCTGATGTCAAAAAAGTGGTTCTTGCCTATTCAGGAGGTTTAGACACCTCCGTTATCATCCGTTGGCTCATCGAAAATTATCAATGTGAAGTCGTGGCTTTTGTGGCCGATCTTGGGCAAGGAGAAGAAGTGGAGCCTGTTCGAGAAAAGGCTTTAAAAACCGGTGCCTCAAAAGTTTATGTCGAAAATCTCAAAGAAGAATTTGCGCGGGATTTTATCTTTCCTATGCTTCGCGCTAATGCACTTTATGAGGGCGTTTATCTTTTAGGGACCTCGATTGCGCGTCCTTTGATTGTCAAAAAACAAATGGAAATTCTAGCGAAAGAAAATGCCCAGGCGATTTCGCATGGCGCGACTGGAAAAGGAAATGACCAGGTGCGCTTTGAACTCACTGCTTATGCGATGAAGCCGGATGTGAAGATTATTGCGCCTTGGCGTGAATGGGAATTCAAGTCGCGGACCGACCTCATTAATTATGCTGAGAAGCACGGAATTCCTGTTCCCGTCACCAAAGAAAAACCTTACAGTTCCGATCGCAACCTGATGCATATTAGTTTTGAAGGCGGCATTTTAGAAGACCCTTGGGCCGAGCCGCCTGAGAGCATGTTTGTCCTCACTACTTCCCCTGAAAAGGCACCTGATAAAGCGATCTACATTGAAATTGACTACGAAAAAGGGAATCCCATTGCACTGAATGGTGAGAAGCTTTCTCCGGCCAAATTTTTGGAAAAATTAAATCTCATTGCCGGTGAAAACGGAATTGGCCGAGTCGACATGGTCGAAAATCGTTTTGTGGGAATGAAAAGCCGCGGAGTGTATGAAACACCGGGCTGCACGGTTTTACATATTGCCCATCGGGCGATTGAATCGATTACGATGGATAGAGAGGTCTTGAAGATTCGCGACAACTTGATTCCTCAATATTCGGGAATGGTCTACAACGGCTTCT
The nucleotide sequence above comes from Deltaproteobacteria bacterium. Encoded proteins:
- a CDS encoding argininosuccinate synthase — encoded protein: MSDVKKVVLAYSGGLDTSVIIRWLIENYQCEVVAFVADLGQGEEVEPVREKALKTGASKVYVENLKEEFARDFIFPMLRANALYEGVYLLGTSIARPLIVKKQMEILAKENAQAISHGATGKGNDQVRFELTAYAMKPDVKIIAPWREWEFKSRTDLINYAEKHGIPVPVTKEKPYSSDRNLMHISFEGGILEDPWAEPPESMFVLTTSPEKAPDKAIYIEIDYEKGNPIALNGEKLSPAKFLEKLNLIAGENGIGRVDMVENRFVGMKSRGVYETPGCTVLHIAHRAIESITMDREVLKIRDNLIPQYSGMVYNGFWYAPERELLQNLIDDAQAKVSGTVRLKLYKGNCLVVGRKSPHSLFSEAFATFEKDTVYNQKDAEGFIKLNALRLRLRKLLQK